In the genome of Granulibacter bethesdensis CGDNIH1, one region contains:
- a CDS encoding aminoglycoside phosphotransferase family protein → MSTPSADTAMREDTITRFLAEHGCADFQRTPLAGDASFRRYWRLRDETGATLVLMDAPPPHEAVEPFLRIASAMEGTGLSVPHIEAANVEAGLVLLEDLGDALYRTLLDDSNADAFGEAAASALTVLHRMPMPPDPLRWDGAAMRDATSDTFLGWWWPATFGETPSARVIAALHAALDETLSILAASPPVPVHRDFEGGNLLWLPQRDGFRRTGIIDFQDLGAGHGAYDLVSLTQDARREMPDGFAEQQIARYATALGLSLGPTGPDSLPAACAVCAAQRHMRHAGLWVRLAQRDGKTGYLTHGPRSWRRLLHALTHPANQALMDFFNDHVPASRRGNPALLLPEQTGSARD, encoded by the coding sequence ATGAGTACCCCATCCGCCGATACAGCGATGCGCGAGGATACCATCACCCGTTTTCTGGCCGAGCATGGCTGTGCGGATTTTCAGCGAACGCCACTGGCCGGGGATGCAAGCTTCCGCCGCTACTGGCGGCTGCGTGACGAAACAGGCGCTACGCTGGTGCTGATGGATGCGCCACCTCCCCACGAAGCCGTGGAGCCATTTCTGCGCATTGCCTCTGCCATGGAAGGTACGGGTCTGTCCGTTCCTCATATCGAGGCCGCCAATGTCGAGGCCGGGCTGGTCCTGCTGGAAGATCTGGGCGATGCGCTCTATCGTACTCTTCTGGATGACAGCAACGCGGATGCGTTCGGGGAAGCCGCCGCCAGCGCGCTGACCGTGCTGCACCGTATGCCCATGCCACCGGATCCGCTGCGCTGGGATGGCGCGGCCATGCGGGATGCAACCAGCGACACGTTTCTGGGCTGGTGGTGGCCCGCCACGTTCGGAGAAACGCCTTCCGCCCGCGTCATCGCCGCGCTGCATGCGGCTCTGGATGAAACGCTGTCTATTTTGGCCGCCTCTCCTCCCGTTCCGGTGCATCGTGATTTCGAGGGTGGCAACCTGCTCTGGCTGCCACAACGAGATGGCTTCCGCCGCACCGGCATCATCGATTTTCAGGATCTCGGGGCCGGGCATGGCGCCTATGATCTGGTCTCCCTGACCCAGGATGCACGCCGGGAGATGCCGGATGGTTTCGCGGAACAGCAGATCGCACGCTATGCCACAGCACTCGGCCTGAGCCTCGGCCCAACCGGTCCGGACTCTCTGCCCGCAGCCTGTGCGGTCTGCGCGGCGCAACGCCATATGCGGCATGCCGGGCTATGGGTGCGGCTGGCACAACGGGATGGCAAGACTGGTTACCTGACGCATGGACCACGCTCCTGGCGTCGGCTGCTGCATGCGCTGACACATCCGGCCAATCAGGCGCTGATGGATTTCTTCAACGATCACGTGCCGGCCTCCCGGCGCGGTAACCCGGCGCTTTTGTTGCCGGAACAGACAGGCTCTGCCAGGGATTAA
- a CDS encoding helix-turn-helix domain-containing protein has protein sequence MLAVTSRTASGGRAAARASDADRHVGNRIRERRVMLGLSQQQLAQMIGVTYQQAHKYERGLNRISAGRLYQISHVLNVPISWFFDGFATESKTADLTTRQRMCLELARNFAAIDNEKHQEALSQMARALAAQSVANKMAQDGYATALEESREEVA, from the coding sequence ATTCTTGCTGTAACCTCGCGAACCGCTTCAGGCGGTCGCGCCGCAGCCAGGGCCAGTGATGCAGACAGGCATGTGGGCAATCGCATCAGGGAGCGCAGGGTCATGCTCGGGCTGTCCCAGCAGCAGCTGGCCCAGATGATTGGCGTGACCTATCAGCAAGCCCATAAATATGAGCGCGGGCTGAACCGCATTTCAGCGGGTCGGCTTTATCAGATATCGCATGTGCTGAATGTGCCGATTTCCTGGTTCTTTGATGGCTTTGCTACTGAAAGCAAAACAGCCGATCTGACGACGCGGCAGCGCATGTGCCTCGAACTTGCACGCAACTTTGCAGCGATCGACAACGAGAAGCATCAGGAAGCCCTCAGCCAGATGGCACGGGCATTGGCCGCACAGTCCGTGGCCAATAAAATGGCACAGGATGGTTACGCCACGGCTCTGGAAGAATCACGCGAAGAAGTTGCCTGA
- a CDS encoding response regulator transcription factor yields MPHTRPILVVDDDTMLRETLSDQLSVDGEFVAIPAINGKEADDFLSDNISRFDAIILDVGLPDGDGRDLCVRWRRMGVKVPIIILTGSDEEHDVVRGLEAGANDYIAKPFRMAELLARVRNQLRSYENSEDAAFKIGPYIFKPAAKLLETEQNKRIRLTEKEASILKFLYRAGTKAVAREVLLNEVWGYNAAVTTHTLETHIYRLRQKIEQDPSSAQLLTTEGGGYRLLP; encoded by the coding sequence ATGCCACACACACGCCCTATCCTGGTCGTTGATGACGATACAATGCTACGGGAAACCCTGTCTGATCAGCTGTCGGTCGACGGGGAGTTCGTCGCTATCCCGGCCATCAACGGAAAAGAGGCAGACGATTTTCTCAGCGATAACATCTCTCGCTTTGATGCCATTATTCTGGATGTCGGCCTGCCGGATGGGGACGGGCGGGATCTGTGCGTGCGCTGGCGGCGCATGGGCGTCAAGGTGCCAATTATCATCCTGACTGGTTCCGACGAAGAACATGATGTCGTACGCGGGCTTGAGGCAGGGGCAAATGATTATATCGCCAAGCCTTTCCGCATGGCCGAATTGCTGGCCCGGGTCCGCAATCAGCTGCGGAGCTACGAAAACAGCGAGGATGCAGCGTTCAAAATCGGTCCCTACATCTTCAAGCCCGCCGCAAAACTGCTGGAAACCGAACAGAACAAGCGCATTCGACTGACCGAGAAAGAAGCCTCCATTCTGAAATTTCTCTACCGTGCCGGAACCAAGGCCGTAGCGCGGGAGGTGCTGCTGAACGAGGTATGGGGCTACAACGCCGCCGTCACCACGCATACGCTGGAGACCCATATCTATCGCCTGCGGCAGAAAATCGAGCAGGATCCTTCCAGCGCGCAACTCCTGACCACTGAAGGAGGGGGATACCGGCTGCTTCCCTGA
- the phaR gene encoding polyhydroxyalkanoate synthesis repressor PhaR produces the protein MSMPNPRPASSRAAGRPSRSVKNASMHHVAQANGEAAPDQDDSQDDSHGAPPPVIIKKYANRRLYNTETSCYITLENLADMVRTGREFSVFDAKSGEDITRSVLTQIIVDEENKGRAMLPTTFLRQLIGFYGDSLQSIVPRYLEEAMSTFAHQQQQMRSAVQHTMGSFFPFASSSTLEEVSRQNMAMIEKAMSLFNPFYKGPETPVSEKQDERFSADQEIIQLKEEIKALKDQLKKAQSNFK, from the coding sequence ATGTCCATGCCCAACCCGCGTCCCGCTTCTTCCCGTGCTGCTGGACGCCCGTCCAGGTCCGTCAAAAACGCCTCTATGCATCACGTGGCGCAGGCGAATGGGGAAGCAGCACCGGACCAGGATGATTCCCAGGATGATTCCCATGGGGCCCCGCCACCCGTCATTATCAAGAAATACGCCAACCGCCGCCTCTATAATACCGAGACATCCTGTTACATCACGCTTGAAAATCTGGCCGACATGGTCCGCACGGGGCGCGAATTCTCCGTCTTCGATGCCAAAAGCGGCGAAGACATCACAAGAAGCGTTCTGACCCAGATTATCGTCGACGAAGAAAACAAGGGGCGGGCCATGCTGCCTACCACCTTCCTCCGGCAGTTGATCGGGTTTTATGGGGATAGCCTGCAATCCATTGTGCCCCGCTACCTTGAGGAAGCCATGAGCACCTTTGCCCATCAGCAACAGCAGATGCGCAGTGCAGTACAACACACTATGGGCAGCTTTTTCCCGTTCGCTTCCAGCAGTACTCTGGAAGAAGTCAGCCGTCAGAATATGGCCATGATTGAAAAAGCCATGAGTCTTTTCAATCCATTCTATAAAGGACCGGAGACTCCGGTCTCAGAAAAACAGGATGAGCGTTTCTCTGCCGATCAAGAGATCATTCAACTAAAAGAAGAAATAAAAGCTCTCAAAGATCAACTAAAGAAAGCACAAAGCAATTTTAAATAA
- a CDS encoding L,D-transpeptidase family protein has translation MEAIISPDGRLMYRNTVLRVALGRAGVTTCKQEGDGATPVGILPLRRVFYRADRLTIPVCACPLEPIAPSDGWCDDPAHPQYNCRITRPFSASHEELWRQDDLYDIIGVLGWNDQPVEKGRGSAIFLHVAQQDYQPTAGCLALAAPDVIRLLKDGITSFRVLPA, from the coding sequence ATGGAAGCAATCATAAGTCCGGATGGACGGCTGATGTATCGGAATACGGTTCTTCGAGTTGCGCTGGGACGAGCAGGCGTTACGACCTGCAAGCAGGAAGGGGACGGAGCTACGCCGGTCGGCATCCTTCCTCTCCGTCGGGTGTTTTACAGGGCTGATCGTCTGACAATACCGGTTTGTGCTTGCCCGCTGGAGCCAATCGCCCCGTCTGATGGCTGGTGTGACGATCCGGCGCATCCACAATATAATTGCCGGATAACCCGACCGTTTTCAGCCAGTCATGAAGAATTATGGCGTCAGGATGATCTCTACGATATTATCGGTGTGTTGGGATGGAATGATCAACCAGTTGAAAAAGGCAGAGGCTCTGCCATTTTTCTGCATGTCGCGCAGCAGGATTATCAGCCTACGGCGGGCTGCCTTGCTCTTGCGGCCCCGGATGTTATCCGTCTGCTCAAGGACGGAATAACATCCTTCAGGGTGTTGCCTGCCTGA
- a CDS encoding exodeoxyribonuclease III produces MALMRVRVATWNINSLRLRLPLLEKVLAELDPDVLCLQETKVPDPLFPADLFPGRAAEHHGYAHVAYRGMKGYNGVAILSRIPFTVDEAAPDWCAKGDCRHMAVSLAVPSGPVALHNFYVPAGGDEPDPAINPKFAHKLAFVEEATAYFAAQSPFTRTVLVGDLNIAPLEHDVWSHKQLLNVVSHTPPETTRMRQWLETGFVDAIRHFVPSDRKHYTWWSYRNRDWRASDRGRRLDHVWVSPDLVSSLQGHTTLKEARDWERTSDHVPVSVTLSL; encoded by the coding sequence ATGGCACTCATGCGTGTGCGTGTTGCGACCTGGAACATCAATTCCCTGCGTCTGCGTCTGCCCTTGCTGGAGAAAGTGCTGGCCGAGCTTGATCCGGATGTGCTGTGCCTTCAGGAAACCAAGGTGCCTGACCCCTTGTTCCCGGCAGATCTGTTCCCCGGCAGGGCGGCGGAGCATCACGGTTATGCCCATGTCGCCTATCGCGGGATGAAAGGATATAACGGGGTTGCCATTCTTTCCCGGATTCCTTTCACGGTGGATGAGGCGGCGCCGGACTGGTGCGCCAAAGGCGACTGCCGTCATATGGCGGTGTCGCTGGCAGTGCCGTCAGGTCCCGTGGCGCTGCATAATTTCTATGTCCCGGCAGGCGGGGATGAGCCCGACCCGGCTATCAACCCGAAATTCGCGCATAAGTTGGCTTTCGTGGAGGAAGCCACGGCCTATTTCGCGGCGCAGTCTCCTTTTACCCGCACCGTGCTGGTCGGTGACCTCAATATTGCTCCGCTGGAGCATGATGTCTGGAGCCACAAGCAGCTGCTGAATGTGGTCAGCCATACGCCGCCGGAGACCACCCGGATGAGACAATGGCTGGAAACCGGCTTCGTTGATGCAATACGCCATTTCGTGCCGTCGGACCGCAAGCATTATACGTGGTGGTCATACCGGAACCGGGACTGGCGTGCGTCTGATCGGGGGCGGAGGCTGGACCATGTGTGGGTCAGCCCTGATCTGGTTTCTTCACTGCAAGGCCATACAACCTTGAAAGAGGCCCGAGATTGGGAGCGTACTTCTGATCATGTACCCGTCAGCGTGACTTTGTCGCTGTAA
- a CDS encoding nucleotidyltransferase family protein, whose translation MTIRHAMLLAAGLGTRMRPLTDTTAKPLVPLAGRTLLDHALDRLFEAGVEHVVVNTHWKGDLVAAHIAARHDPRIVVRAEETLLDTGGAIVAALKDGLLDQAEPFYVVNGDAFWLNGPIPMLDRLAEAWTQWGSADAMDALLLVHRTFQISAEVGAGDFVLDPLGHVRRRKEMEIVPYLFAGVQIASARLFADAPEGPFSTNLLWDRAIEAERLRAMVHDGLWFHLSTPEDLEVAEQKLYAAETGETR comes from the coding sequence ATGACGATACGACACGCAATGCTGCTGGCGGCTGGCCTTGGCACCCGCATGCGCCCCCTGACAGACACCACCGCCAAGCCGCTGGTGCCGCTGGCCGGACGGACCTTGCTGGACCACGCGCTCGATCGCCTGTTCGAGGCCGGGGTGGAGCATGTGGTGGTCAACACCCACTGGAAAGGCGATCTGGTCGCAGCCCATATCGCTGCCCGTCACGATCCGCGCATCGTGGTCCGGGCCGAGGAAACCCTGCTCGACACGGGGGGAGCCATCGTCGCCGCACTGAAAGACGGGCTGCTGGATCAGGCCGAGCCGTTCTACGTCGTCAATGGCGATGCGTTCTGGCTCAACGGCCCCATCCCGATGCTCGACCGGCTGGCTGAAGCCTGGACGCAATGGGGTAGCGCTGACGCGATGGACGCGCTGCTGCTGGTACATCGGACATTCCAGATTTCCGCCGAAGTGGGCGCGGGCGATTTCGTACTGGACCCGCTGGGCCATGTCCGCCGCCGTAAGGAAATGGAAATCGTCCCCTATCTGTTCGCAGGGGTGCAGATCGCATCCGCCCGCCTGTTCGCCGATGCGCCGGAGGGACCATTCAGCACCAACCTGCTGTGGGACCGCGCCATCGAGGCGGAAAGGCTGCGGGCCATGGTGCATGACGGGCTGTGGTTCCACCTGTCCACTCCGGAAGATCTGGAGGTCGCAGAACAGAAACTCTACGCGGCGGAAACCGGCGAAACGCGTTAG
- the tsaE gene encoding tRNA (adenosine(37)-N6)-threonylcarbamoyltransferase complex ATPase subunit type 1 TsaE has product MSLTTSSSSMLVLTDQEATEALGRQIADTLHPGDVILLEGSLGAGKSTLVRALLRHMAGDPAMEVPSPTYTLVQGYDTPRGAVAHLDLWRLDGPDALHELGWDALLKDIVIVEWPDRLEDLRPPQALTIRLETVPDNDGARHAHLSGWPADRLSR; this is encoded by the coding sequence ATGTCCCTGACCACCTCTTCTTCATCCATGCTGGTGCTGACCGATCAGGAAGCGACGGAGGCTCTGGGCCGCCAGATCGCCGATACGCTGCATCCCGGTGATGTCATCCTGCTGGAAGGCTCTCTCGGCGCCGGAAAAAGCACGCTGGTCCGTGCCTTGCTGCGCCATATGGCGGGCGATCCGGCCATGGAAGTGCCAAGCCCCACCTATACGCTGGTGCAAGGCTACGATACGCCACGTGGAGCCGTGGCCCATCTGGATCTATGGCGTCTGGACGGGCCTGATGCGCTGCATGAACTGGGATGGGACGCCTTGCTGAAAGACATTGTCATCGTCGAATGGCCTGACCGGTTGGAAGATTTGCGTCCGCCGCAGGCGCTGACCATCCGGCTGGAAACCGTGCCCGACAACGATGGCGCGCGCCATGCCCATCTGTCCGGTTGGCCTGCGGATCGCCTGTCCCGATGA
- a CDS encoding NAD(P)/FAD-dependent oxidoreductase, translating into MTQIDLAPPASSTQPRIIDTDVAIIGAGPAGLFAAFELGMLRLRAVLIDALQEVGGQCAALYPEKPIYDIPAHPAISGGDLITALERQIAPFDMPRLLSRRVETLTGTQGDFTLTTSAGDTVCARAVVLAAGAGAFGPNRPPLDGLEAFEASGAVQYYVRRREDFRGRSVVIAGGGDSAVDWALALRGIAARIFVVHRRAKFRAAPESLAQLEQAAAAGEVELVVPYQLHGLQGAEGVLSVVEVATLDGEIRRLEADCLLPFFGLSMDLGPIAEWGLALERHHITIDPSRCETNVPGIFAIGDVATYPGKLKLILQGFSEAAMAAHAIHPIVHPDQALHFEYSTSTGVPG; encoded by the coding sequence ATGACACAGATCGACCTGGCCCCCCCTGCTTCTTCGACCCAGCCCCGGATAATCGACACCGATGTCGCTATTATCGGCGCGGGGCCAGCCGGATTATTTGCTGCTTTCGAACTGGGGATGCTGCGGTTACGCGCCGTGCTGATCGACGCGTTGCAGGAGGTCGGTGGCCAGTGCGCGGCCCTGTATCCAGAAAAGCCGATCTATGACATTCCCGCCCATCCGGCGATTTCCGGTGGCGATCTGATCACGGCGCTGGAACGGCAGATTGCCCCTTTCGACATGCCCCGCCTGCTGTCCCGCCGGGTGGAGACACTGACCGGAACACAGGGCGATTTCACGCTGACGACCAGTGCCGGCGATACGGTGTGCGCACGTGCCGTGGTGCTCGCGGCCGGCGCGGGTGCATTCGGACCGAACCGTCCGCCGCTGGATGGGCTGGAAGCGTTCGAGGCTTCCGGTGCCGTTCAGTATTATGTGCGTCGCCGGGAGGATTTTCGGGGGCGCTCCGTCGTGATTGCGGGTGGCGGTGACAGCGCGGTGGACTGGGCACTGGCCTTACGTGGGATTGCAGCCCGGATTTTCGTGGTGCACCGGCGCGCCAAATTCCGTGCCGCCCCGGAATCGCTTGCGCAACTGGAGCAAGCTGCGGCAGCGGGGGAGGTAGAGCTGGTGGTCCCTTATCAACTGCATGGTCTTCAGGGTGCAGAGGGGGTGTTGTCCGTCGTTGAAGTTGCGACGCTGGATGGCGAGATACGCCGTCTGGAGGCTGATTGCCTGCTGCCTTTCTTCGGTCTGTCGATGGATCTGGGGCCCATTGCGGAGTGGGGGCTGGCGCTGGAACGTCATCATATCACGATCGATCCGTCGCGTTGCGAGACCAATGTGCCGGGTATTTTCGCTATCGGAGATGTGGCCACCTATCCGGGCAAGCTGAAACTGATTTTACAGGGATTCAGCGAAGCCGCGATGGCGGCGCATGCCATCCATCCGATCGTGCATCCCGATCAGGCACTACATTTTGAATATTCGACCAGCACCGGTGTTCCAGGCTGA
- a CDS encoding gamma-glutamyl-gamma-aminobutyrate hydrolase family protein translates to MKPLIGISCCTKPFGAFSTPNHAASDTYVQVTDDVIRAVPVLIPANGDRADLSALLSRLDGIIFTGSRSNVHPGQYGGAPHAEGTPEDVRRDAVTLPLIRAAVACGVPILAICRGFQELNVALGGSLHQVLQDMPGYLDHSTPIVPQSSLRNGKAHMVTAVTDGWLHRLSDSASFAVNSLHNQGIDRLAPPLRADAHAPDGVIEAVRAVDCTGFVVGVQWHPEFDYLTDPLSHRIFEDFGAAVEARHRGITGKAAGRSDGLASAAE, encoded by the coding sequence ATGAAACCGCTTATTGGCATTTCCTGTTGCACGAAGCCGTTCGGGGCTTTTTCGACACCCAACCATGCTGCGTCGGATACATATGTACAGGTGACCGATGATGTGATCCGGGCTGTGCCGGTGCTGATCCCGGCGAATGGAGACCGCGCCGATCTCTCCGCCCTGCTGAGCCGGCTGGATGGCATTATTTTTACCGGTAGCCGATCCAACGTGCATCCCGGTCAATATGGCGGTGCGCCGCATGCGGAGGGAACGCCGGAAGATGTGCGGCGTGATGCGGTGACATTGCCATTGATCCGGGCCGCTGTGGCCTGCGGCGTGCCGATTCTGGCTATCTGCCGCGGCTTTCAGGAACTGAATGTTGCTCTGGGCGGCAGCCTGCATCAGGTTTTGCAGGATATGCCGGGTTATCTGGATCATTCCACTCCGATCGTGCCGCAATCCTCCCTGCGCAATGGCAAGGCGCATATGGTCACCGCCGTGACCGATGGCTGGCTGCACCGTTTGTCTGACTCGGCCTCTTTTGCTGTGAACTCTCTGCATAATCAGGGCATCGACCGGCTGGCTCCGCCTCTGCGTGCCGATGCGCATGCGCCTGATGGTGTGATCGAGGCTGTCCGGGCAGTGGATTGCACTGGGTTTGTGGTGGGCGTGCAGTGGCATCCTGAATTCGATTATCTGACCGATCCATTGTCGCATCGTATTTTCGAGGATTTTGGTGCGGCGGTGGAGGCTCGCCATCGGGGGATCACCGGCAAGGCAGCCGGCCGTTCGGATGGACTAGCCAGCGCGGCTGAATAA
- a CDS encoding fumarylacetoacetate hydrolase family protein has translation MQSVFPPPTPVIVPVTDGRGFPVRRVFCVGRNYAAHAREMGSDPAREPPFFFSKPADAVVPGDADIPYPPATALLHHEVELVVALHSGGRDIPVEAALSHVFGYAVGLDLTRRDLQFAARDAGRPWDMAKGFDHSAPIGPITPVVGGGLPNGESDGDIVLTVNGTERQRGRLSDMIWSVSEIISALSRLVTLAAGDLIMTGTPDGVSALSRGDVLNASVSGLIPLRNRIV, from the coding sequence ATGCAGAGCGTTTTTCCTCCCCCGACTCCCGTGATTGTGCCCGTGACGGATGGAAGGGGTTTTCCCGTCCGAAGAGTATTTTGTGTCGGCAGGAACTATGCTGCTCATGCGCGTGAAATGGGGAGTGATCCGGCGCGCGAGCCGCCATTTTTCTTCTCCAAACCGGCTGATGCGGTGGTGCCGGGGGATGCGGATATTCCTTATCCTCCTGCGACCGCCTTGCTGCATCATGAGGTTGAGCTGGTCGTGGCGCTGCATTCCGGCGGACGCGATATTCCGGTCGAGGCTGCACTGTCCCATGTGTTCGGCTATGCGGTCGGGCTGGATCTGACGCGGCGCGATCTCCAGTTCGCGGCGCGTGATGCGGGGCGTCCGTGGGATATGGCGAAGGGGTTCGACCACTCCGCCCCCATCGGACCGATCACGCCGGTGGTGGGGGGCGGGTTGCCCAATGGAGAGTCGGATGGGGATATCGTGCTGACGGTCAATGGCACCGAGCGTCAGCGCGGGCGGCTGAGCGACATGATCTGGTCAGTCAGTGAAATCATCTCGGCCCTGTCGCGTCTGGTCACCCTTGCAGCTGGTGATCTGATCATGACTGGTACACCGGATGGGGTTTCCGCCCTGTCGCGCGGGGATGTCCTGAATGCATCGGTGTCTGGCCTGATCCCCCTGCGCAATCGCATCGTCTGA